The following proteins come from a genomic window of Pseudomonas hygromyciniae:
- a CDS encoding helix-turn-helix domain-containing protein, which translates to MDTRALLIQGIEQGLAQGTLQIGEAVRRLRVEVTGLHQSQFARMCKISVRTLVHIEHGEGNQTLKSLNAVFRPFGLQMGVVRVRRSLG; encoded by the coding sequence ATGGATACACGTGCCCTGTTGATCCAGGGCATCGAGCAGGGCCTGGCCCAAGGCACCCTGCAAATCGGCGAAGCGGTACGCCGCCTTCGCGTAGAAGTCACGGGCCTGCACCAGAGCCAGTTTGCCAGGATGTGCAAGATTTCCGTGCGCACGCTGGTGCATATCGAGCATGGCGAGGGTAATCAGACGCTCAAGTCGTTGAACGCTGTGTTCCGTCCGTTCGGCTTGCAGATGGGGGTGGTCAGGGTGCGGCGTTCGCTGGGCTGA
- a CDS encoding FMN-binding negative transcriptional regulator translates to MYTPRAFALDDLPELHQLIQHTRLAQLVTVGEQGLQASHLPLLLKPDEGPHGTLYGHLAKANGQWQDLQRGGQALVIFAGAQAYVSPSFYPAKAEHGKVVPTWNYLAVHAYGQADVFTDAERLLALVSALTDRHESARAQPWKVSDAPADYIEGMLKAIVGFALPIERLQGKRKLSQNRSAADIAGVRDGLAASPDVRDQTLARFIPQGAPHAPD, encoded by the coding sequence ATGTACACACCCCGCGCCTTCGCCCTCGACGATTTGCCCGAACTGCACCAACTGATCCAGCACACCCGCCTGGCCCAGTTGGTGACCGTTGGCGAACAGGGCCTGCAAGCCAGCCACCTGCCGTTACTGCTCAAGCCCGATGAAGGACCCCATGGCACCCTCTACGGGCACCTGGCCAAGGCCAACGGGCAATGGCAAGACCTGCAGCGCGGCGGCCAGGCGCTGGTGATTTTTGCCGGTGCCCAAGCCTATGTCAGCCCGAGCTTTTACCCGGCCAAGGCGGAACACGGCAAAGTGGTGCCGACCTGGAATTACCTTGCGGTCCACGCCTACGGTCAAGCCGATGTGTTCACCGATGCCGAGCGCTTGCTGGCCCTGGTCAGCGCCCTGACCGACCGCCACGAATCGGCGCGCGCACAGCCGTGGAAAGTCAGCGACGCCCCGGCCGACTACATTGAGGGCATGCTCAAGGCCATCGTCGGCTTCGCCCTGCCCATTGAGCGCTTGCAGGGCAAGCGCAAACTCAGCCAGAACCGCAGCGCAGCAGACATTGCCGGCGTGCGTGACGGTCTGGCCGCCAGCCCCGATGTACGCGACCAGACCCTCGCCCGCTTCATCCCCCAAGGAGCCCCCCATGCACCCGATTGA
- a CDS encoding ABC transporter substrate-binding protein: MKFPPLLALGLTILASTQAFGGATLERIEKKQELVGVLMESYPPFSFLNEQNQLDGFDVDVAKAVAQKLGVKLRLETPSWDVIAAGRWSGRYDICICSMTPSKARAEVFDFPVQYYASPAVIVVNAQDDRIHGPKDLSGKKVGLTSASSYESYLNKNLVIEGAEDTQLQYPFEDVQIAPYDTDNVAFQDLGLGAGVRLDAILTNLVTAQPRLTEDKRFKLAGEALYSEPNSVAIEKGDPQWDSKVREVFAQLKQDGTLSKLSQKWIGADISQ; the protein is encoded by the coding sequence GTGAAATTTCCACCGCTGCTAGCCCTCGGCCTGACGATTCTGGCCTCTACCCAAGCCTTTGGCGGTGCCACTCTGGAGCGCATCGAGAAAAAGCAGGAACTGGTCGGCGTGCTGATGGAAAGCTACCCGCCGTTCTCATTTCTCAATGAGCAGAACCAACTCGATGGCTTCGACGTCGATGTGGCCAAGGCGGTCGCGCAAAAACTGGGTGTGAAGCTGCGCCTGGAAACGCCCTCCTGGGATGTGATCGCAGCCGGGCGCTGGAGCGGTCGTTACGATATATGCATCTGTTCGATGACCCCGAGCAAAGCCCGCGCCGAGGTATTTGACTTTCCGGTGCAGTACTACGCCTCACCGGCGGTGATCGTGGTCAATGCCCAAGACGACCGTATTCATGGCCCCAAGGACTTGAGCGGCAAGAAGGTCGGGCTTACCAGCGCCTCCAGCTATGAAAGCTACCTGAACAAAAACCTGGTGATCGAAGGCGCCGAAGACACGCAGTTGCAATACCCCTTCGAGGACGTGCAGATCGCGCCCTACGACACCGATAACGTGGCCTTCCAGGACCTCGGCCTGGGTGCAGGGGTGCGTCTGGACGCGATCCTCACCAACCTGGTGACCGCCCAGCCGCGCTTGACCGAGGACAAACGCTTCAAGCTCGCCGGGGAAGCGCTGTACTCGGAACCCAATTCGGTGGCGATCGAGAAAGGCGACCCGCAATGGGACAGCAAAGTGCGTGAAGTCTTCGCCCAGCTGAAACAGGACGGCACCTTGAGCAAGCTGTCGCAGAAATGGATCGGCGCCGATATCAGCCAATGA
- a CDS encoding GNAT family N-acetyltransferase, translating to MSTSLADWKGVAAPSTQLIEGRFIRLEKLDPSRHADGLWQALQGPGADPKLWDYLPYGPFTERAAFDAWLNNHALNSDPYFFSVIDRASGEVQGILSLMSIVPAQGRIEIGHVTFGAPMQRSPKSTEAVYLLARHSFELGYRRLEWKCNNANARSKYAAERLGFSFEGVFRQHMVVKGQNRDTAWYSILDGEWPTVGAGFEAWLADANQTTDGQVRSLAECRA from the coding sequence ATGTCGACTTCACTTGCAGACTGGAAAGGCGTCGCGGCGCCCAGCACTCAACTGATCGAGGGGCGCTTCATCCGCCTGGAAAAACTCGACCCGTCCCGCCACGCCGATGGTCTGTGGCAAGCCCTGCAAGGCCCCGGCGCCGATCCCAAGCTGTGGGACTATTTGCCCTACGGCCCGTTTACCGAGCGCGCAGCCTTCGATGCCTGGCTGAACAATCACGCACTCAACAGCGACCCGTATTTTTTCAGCGTGATCGACCGTGCCAGCGGTGAGGTACAAGGCATTCTGAGCCTGATGTCCATCGTCCCGGCCCAAGGCCGCATCGAAATCGGTCACGTCACCTTTGGCGCTCCGATGCAGCGCTCACCGAAAAGCACCGAAGCGGTCTACCTGCTGGCCAGGCATTCCTTTGAACTGGGCTACCGCCGCCTGGAATGGAAGTGCAACAACGCCAATGCCCGCTCCAAATACGCAGCCGAACGCCTGGGCTTCAGTTTTGAAGGGGTGTTCCGCCAGCACATGGTGGTCAAGGGACAAAACCGCGATACCGCGTGGTATTCGATCCTGGATGGGGAGTGGCCGACGGTGGGTGCCGGGTTTGAGGCCTGGCTTGCCGATGCCAACCAGACGACAGATGGGCAGGTGAGAAGCCTGGCAGAGTGCCGGGCCTGA
- a CDS encoding GNAT family N-acetyltransferase: MHPIEIRPVSAADHAAWLSLWQAYLRFYNTELPDAVSASTWQRLIDPNEPTHSALAWQDGKALGMVNFIYHRSNWSIENSCYLQDLLVDPAQRGSGIGRKLIEFVYTTAKADGCCKVHWLTHESNATAIALYERIAERPGFIQFRKGL, translated from the coding sequence ATGCACCCGATTGAAATCCGCCCGGTCAGCGCAGCCGATCATGCCGCCTGGTTGTCGCTGTGGCAGGCGTACCTGCGTTTCTACAACACCGAGCTGCCAGACGCGGTCAGCGCCAGCACCTGGCAACGCCTGATCGACCCCAACGAGCCGACGCACTCGGCCCTGGCCTGGCAGGATGGCAAGGCGCTGGGCATGGTCAATTTCATCTACCATCGCTCCAACTGGAGCATCGAGAATTCCTGCTACCTGCAGGATTTGCTGGTAGATCCGGCGCAACGCGGCAGTGGGATCGGCCGTAAACTGATCGAATTCGTCTACACCACCGCCAAGGCCGATGGTTGCTGCAAGGTCCATTGGTTGACCCACGAGAGCAATGCCACGGCGATTGCGTTATACGAACGCATTGCCGAGCGCCCAGGTTTTATCCAGTTTCGCAAAGGCCTTTAA
- a CDS encoding amino acid ABC transporter permease, with protein sequence MTAFPPPPKPVASESRLQRLFGFRTRLYLTWAVLFALFASFFLSFDLKFSIILDKLPNLLGLSLAPSGFLQGAALTLFLCLCSIAASSVLGFVTALGRLSKSAVAFGIASFYASFFRGTPLLIQILLIYLGLPQLGLVPGAIAAGIIALSLNYGAYLSEIFRAGILGVPHGQREAALALGMRDSLIFWHVTLPQAMRTIIPPTTNQFISMLKDSSLISVMGVWEVMFLAQSYGRSSYRYIEMLTTAAIIYWVLSIGLELIQARMERHYGKGYVRRG encoded by the coding sequence ATGACCGCCTTTCCCCCACCTCCCAAGCCGGTGGCTAGCGAATCGCGGCTACAACGCCTCTTCGGTTTCCGCACCCGCCTGTACCTGACCTGGGCGGTGCTGTTCGCCCTGTTCGCGAGTTTTTTCCTGAGCTTTGACCTGAAGTTCTCGATCATCCTCGACAAGCTGCCCAACCTGCTGGGCCTGAGCCTGGCGCCCAGCGGCTTCCTGCAAGGCGCGGCGCTGACGTTGTTTCTGTGCCTGTGTTCAATCGCGGCTTCGTCAGTGCTGGGTTTTGTCACCGCGCTGGGACGCCTGTCGAAAAGCGCCGTTGCCTTTGGCATTGCCAGCTTCTATGCGTCGTTCTTTCGCGGCACACCGTTGCTGATCCAGATCCTATTGATCTACCTGGGCCTGCCCCAACTGGGCTTGGTCCCGGGCGCCATCGCCGCCGGGATCATCGCCTTGTCGCTCAACTACGGGGCTTACCTGAGCGAGATCTTCCGTGCCGGTATTCTCGGCGTGCCCCATGGCCAACGGGAGGCCGCCCTGGCCCTGGGCATGCGTGACAGCCTGATCTTCTGGCATGTCACCCTGCCACAAGCCATGCGTACGATCATTCCGCCCACCACTAACCAGTTCATCTCGATGCTCAAGGACTCGTCGCTGATTTCGGTGATGGGTGTCTGGGAAGTGATGTTTCTGGCGCAATCCTATGGCCGCTCCAGTTATCGCTACATCGAGATGCTGACCACTGCAGCGATCATTTACTGGGTGTTGTCCATCGGCCTGGAACTGATCCAGGCCCGTATGGAGCGCCACTACGGCAAGGGTTATGTACGACGCGGCTAA
- a CDS encoding dermonecrotic toxin domain-containing protein translates to MPNPSTPANHNTPNNRPPSIYDLLTQLTTGPSSRDVAAATLRAALKEQYPLLNIDPDLAVVVTPRWSITATEMQPVEPLFESLTSILARQALSPEPVEYIDGEHFLTLTPSAQPPVHLPVKIDAIARLINELSGLLSSAFQEQQLDYWNTSNTGTGPRWKTLSNMLRKVWNVTEYEGWSEEECAMARTLFHYPDHATRTAQDSYKSRAYLIDIDTLSDNQTRHLGLAAIAVLIGEHEQRPLILMHSLTDGYQRFDSLKQLEQILPAKLSRTHPELSLHWRLYEPSGNYFDSQANALIAMQIGLIGSLVEPNSPDSADDEEPSTIIDRILPGVEELSDHTLSNIRQIHERIPPWLANASDLDVSLYSRLLVDLAELHTHNQGRLFNDGIAPIRTYARQQLQSRIEADREGANLEMDDIEIVIESPQVWGTFVVPGPNTLTRRPLIDLALENLTGLPTGEASVLYKGRPAPEWLPYRYLKQVIEDLDIGKHYPALIKQTLLDDPQQSKSRQTLYAMHLRVQLPLLALQCKVQHKHGIDGVGVRYVSAAMQVEPHDRKVDGQDIVIRALGFVPTLRPSNEQDIVANMFVIGPQDHTRGPCLLYRPLLTPSLIQFPSRQNLLYAIKHDHDLRESVLAWLPEGARFNYAEYVFPYKLPSPWTVVRGLIESQTLLYMSGPIALSDEVLGNDTLHTLFTANANALVELATRQSVSNVQKRWATYRQAAWQIFSVVLPFFGRTLGIAAWIWQIMDDLQAIEQGQESDDPQASWAAEADLLLNLGMALILHVALRHPPGQVEPLKRLPTTPAVPVDNPVETPRKIEVIQKPNLTETELHAQHQSPLYTSGALNSLPTRLEATLDSFKVNRPTGLQAQNKTPGPHLHLYPLGEKWYAQVAERWFEVSVDSNDNVLIVDPTTPSRTGPLLQSNLAGQWFVDTRLRLRGGGFRNRRHAAQADKPSRISDLQDQLHRFDATENLRQSQIHTAYTEIGTGAGPSTGERRQAFIDKADARREEYEVPIRQLRSLNIIDTVPNYQGFMIDYLNKQLLLTRSVIAERLEPFRNLLSSTLGVIEPEGAPAPQAQAAKAQTMSTMTLDMIQRLEYIDTRFRQLENLGVEGARVIHATMQALPNIALTDLKAYNITLQRYLCIKEGSGEAFVDARARMHDISEATDVHIQSLIEMASTLSESSLDERIEALNSLLDQFAINDQRLLDLHAEHPEQVLREPLESLRQQIDEFARRAEQNLAQCLRERKALEPKPGTSKVAQTPKKKIIKTRFDGVVVGEPRETQSDLVDVKEPMTGKVLATFHEKTPGVWVEREQQASTSRPPQAVDLGVSINAGKSVLEGEPEATQRIISHSKKTGRIPVEIEEMFHQYAARLERAVSTIEQALTELNLTESDRPSAATLNKQLNDTAERLYDQGTQTRISMTKQQPPTAARVEWLYDKGLVEIAKVINRRRLKGPGKNYLDEYEVRDHQTHEVLWYAHFHYGSPQAALPDYTAGHLKTREQQKLGGAFQPTGTNDRDQIAIYRSEIRLPLANKLFFNT, encoded by the coding sequence ATGCCCAATCCATCAACCCCCGCTAACCACAACACCCCCAACAATCGCCCGCCCAGTATCTACGACCTGCTGACCCAACTGACCACCGGCCCTTCGAGTCGCGACGTGGCTGCAGCAACCTTGCGCGCGGCCCTCAAGGAGCAATATCCGCTGCTGAATATCGACCCGGACCTGGCAGTGGTCGTCACCCCACGCTGGTCTATCACCGCCACCGAGATGCAGCCGGTTGAACCCCTCTTCGAGTCACTGACCAGCATTCTGGCGCGCCAGGCGCTGTCACCAGAACCGGTGGAATATATCGACGGCGAGCATTTCCTCACCCTGACGCCCTCGGCACAGCCGCCCGTTCACCTGCCGGTGAAAATCGACGCCATCGCGCGCCTGATAAACGAGCTGTCCGGCCTGCTGTCCAGCGCTTTTCAAGAGCAGCAACTGGACTACTGGAATACCTCCAATACCGGCACCGGCCCACGCTGGAAAACCCTCTCCAACATGTTGCGCAAAGTCTGGAATGTCACGGAGTACGAAGGCTGGAGCGAGGAGGAATGCGCGATGGCCAGAACGCTCTTCCATTACCCCGACCACGCCACGCGCACCGCACAGGATTCGTACAAGTCCCGCGCCTACCTGATTGATATCGATACCCTAAGCGACAACCAGACACGCCATCTGGGCCTCGCGGCCATAGCGGTGTTGATCGGCGAGCATGAGCAACGCCCATTGATTCTGATGCACTCGCTGACGGATGGTTACCAGCGCTTCGATTCCCTCAAGCAACTCGAGCAGATCCTACCCGCCAAGCTGAGCCGCACTCACCCCGAACTGTCCTTGCATTGGCGCCTGTACGAGCCTTCCGGAAACTATTTCGACAGCCAGGCCAACGCCTTGATCGCCATGCAGATCGGGTTGATTGGCTCTCTGGTCGAACCCAACAGCCCGGACAGCGCAGACGATGAAGAGCCAAGCACGATCATCGACCGCATCCTGCCGGGCGTTGAAGAGTTGAGCGACCACACGCTGTCCAATATCCGCCAGATCCATGAGCGTATTCCACCTTGGCTGGCCAATGCTTCGGACCTCGACGTGTCCCTTTACAGCCGACTATTGGTGGACCTGGCCGAACTGCACACGCATAACCAAGGCCGCTTGTTCAACGACGGCATTGCCCCCATCCGCACCTACGCCCGACAACAGTTGCAGAGCCGCATTGAGGCCGATCGCGAGGGTGCCAATCTTGAGATGGACGACATCGAGATCGTCATCGAAAGCCCGCAGGTCTGGGGCACATTTGTCGTGCCCGGTCCCAACACCCTGACACGCCGCCCCCTGATAGATCTGGCGCTGGAAAACCTGACCGGCCTTCCCACAGGCGAGGCCAGCGTGCTCTACAAAGGCCGTCCGGCACCCGAGTGGTTGCCCTACCGCTACCTCAAGCAAGTGATCGAAGACCTCGACATCGGCAAGCATTACCCGGCCTTGATCAAACAGACACTGCTGGACGACCCGCAGCAATCCAAGAGCCGCCAGACGCTGTACGCCATGCACCTGCGGGTGCAACTCCCCCTGCTGGCCCTGCAGTGCAAGGTTCAGCACAAGCATGGCATCGATGGCGTGGGCGTTCGCTACGTCAGCGCAGCCATGCAGGTCGAGCCTCATGATCGCAAGGTCGATGGGCAGGACATCGTCATCCGCGCGCTGGGGTTTGTGCCGACACTGCGCCCCAGCAACGAACAGGACATCGTCGCCAACATGTTTGTGATCGGCCCCCAGGATCACACTCGCGGCCCGTGCCTGTTGTATCGGCCTTTGCTGACGCCGTCGCTCATTCAATTCCCGTCCCGGCAAAATCTGCTCTACGCCATCAAGCATGACCACGACCTGCGCGAGTCGGTACTCGCCTGGCTGCCAGAGGGCGCACGCTTCAACTACGCCGAATACGTGTTCCCCTATAAATTGCCGTCGCCCTGGACAGTGGTAAGGGGGCTGATCGAGTCGCAGACCCTGTTGTACATGAGTGGTCCCATCGCCTTGAGCGATGAGGTGCTGGGCAATGACACGCTGCACACCCTGTTCACCGCCAATGCCAACGCGCTGGTCGAACTGGCGACCCGGCAATCGGTGTCCAACGTGCAGAAACGCTGGGCGACCTACCGCCAGGCGGCCTGGCAGATTTTCAGTGTGGTGCTGCCTTTTTTCGGGCGCACGCTGGGAATCGCGGCGTGGATCTGGCAAATCATGGACGACTTGCAGGCCATCGAGCAGGGCCAGGAGTCCGACGACCCACAGGCGTCCTGGGCCGCCGAGGCCGACCTCTTGCTGAACCTGGGCATGGCGCTGATCCTGCACGTCGCCCTGCGTCATCCGCCCGGGCAAGTCGAACCGCTCAAACGTCTACCGACAACGCCAGCGGTGCCGGTCGACAACCCCGTCGAGACGCCGCGTAAGATCGAGGTGATCCAAAAACCCAACCTGACCGAAACCGAGTTGCACGCCCAGCACCAAAGCCCCCTGTACACCAGCGGTGCCTTGAACAGCCTCCCCACACGGTTGGAGGCCACGCTCGACAGTTTCAAAGTCAACCGACCCACAGGGCTGCAAGCCCAGAACAAGACACCCGGCCCCCATCTGCACCTCTATCCGCTGGGGGAAAAGTGGTATGCCCAAGTGGCCGAGCGCTGGTTCGAAGTCAGCGTCGACAGCAATGACAATGTGCTTATCGTCGACCCCACTACGCCCTCGCGCACCGGGCCATTGCTGCAGTCCAACCTGGCTGGTCAGTGGTTTGTCGATACCCGCCTGCGCCTGCGCGGGGGCGGCTTCAGAAACCGCCGACACGCTGCCCAGGCCGACAAACCTTCGCGCATCAGCGACCTTCAGGACCAACTCCACCGCTTTGACGCCACCGAAAATCTCCGGCAATCGCAAATCCACACCGCCTACACCGAGATCGGCACCGGCGCAGGGCCCTCCACCGGCGAGCGCCGCCAGGCCTTCATCGACAAGGCAGACGCGCGCAGGGAGGAATACGAAGTGCCGATCCGTCAACTGCGATCCCTGAACATTATCGACACCGTGCCCAATTATCAGGGCTTCATGATCGACTACCTGAACAAGCAGTTGCTGCTGACCCGCTCTGTCATCGCCGAACGCCTGGAACCGTTCCGCAACCTGCTGTCGTCGACCTTGGGCGTGATAGAACCCGAGGGTGCGCCAGCCCCCCAGGCGCAAGCCGCAAAAGCGCAGACCATGTCGACCATGACCCTGGACATGATCCAGCGCCTGGAATACATCGACACCCGCTTTCGCCAACTGGAAAACCTGGGGGTCGAAGGCGCCCGGGTCATCCACGCCACGATGCAGGCTCTGCCCAACATCGCCCTGACGGACCTGAAGGCTTACAACATCACGCTGCAGCGCTATCTGTGCATCAAGGAGGGCAGTGGCGAGGCCTTTGTCGATGCGCGTGCACGCATGCATGACATCAGCGAGGCGACGGACGTGCACATCCAAAGCCTGATCGAAATGGCCAGCACCCTCAGTGAAAGCTCCCTGGATGAGCGCATCGAAGCGCTCAACAGCCTGCTCGACCAGTTTGCAATCAACGACCAGCGTTTGCTGGACCTGCACGCCGAGCATCCGGAGCAGGTGCTACGCGAGCCGCTGGAAAGCCTGCGCCAGCAAATCGACGAGTTCGCCCGGCGGGCGGAGCAGAATCTGGCGCAATGCTTGCGCGAAAGGAAAGCCCTGGAACCCAAGCCCGGCACCTCCAAGGTTGCACAAACGCCGAAAAAGAAAATCATCAAGACCCGCTTCGACGGCGTGGTGGTGGGCGAACCTCGGGAAACCCAAAGCGATCTGGTGGACGTGAAGGAGCCCATGACGGGCAAGGTGCTCGCCACTTTCCACGAAAAAACCCCGGGGGTCTGGGTCGAGCGCGAGCAGCAGGCCAGCACCTCGCGGCCACCGCAGGCGGTGGACCTGGGCGTCAGCATCAACGCGGGCAAAAGCGTGCTCGAAGGCGAACCGGAGGCGACCCAGCGCATCATCTCTCACTCGAAAAAAACCGGGCGGATTCCGGTGGAAATTGAAGAGATGTTCCACCAGTACGCCGCCCGCCTGGAGCGTGCGGTCAGCACCATTGAGCAGGCGCTCACCGAACTCAATCTGACCGAAAGTGACCGCCCTTCCGCAGCCACCCTCAACAAGCAGCTCAACGACACGGCCGAGCGCCTTTACGACCAGGGCACGCAGACGCGCATCAGCATGACCAAGCAACAACCGCCCACGGCCGCCCGAGTCGAATGGCTGTACGACAAGGGGCTGGTGGAAATTGCCAAGGTCATCAACCGCCGGCGCCTCAAAGGGCCGGGCAAGAACTACCTGGACGAATACGAGGTGCGTGACCATCAAACCCACGAGGTGCTGTGGTACGCGCACTTTCACTACGGGTCACCGCAAGCGGCGCTGCCTGACTATACCGCCGGGCATCTGAAGACCCGTGAGCAGCAGAAACTCGGCGGCGCCTTCCAGCCCACGGGCACCAATGACCGTGACCAGATCGCGATTTATCGCAGCGAAATCCGCCTGCCATTGGCCAACAAGCTGTTTTTCAACACCTGA
- the pdxR gene encoding MocR-like pyridoxine biosynthesis transcription factor PdxR, producing MSPIAPPLSFNPAGIELDRRQGLTRQLYLALRERVLDARLVSGTRLPASRDLAAALGISRNSVVRAYDQLYAEGFIEGRVGDGTYVAQLPEKLSTKLSTGFSTGLSPALSTIDTVSEANSRKKVIHSPALDRLQTHHLPLPPSGPPRAFRVGVPAFDLFPFDVWAKLNAAFWRNPDLQQLCYGDPAGDERLRVLIAAYLRNARGLQCSAAQIVITSGAQQAISLCAQLLVRPGEGVAIENPGYRAAGHAFAIAGAQMQGVAVDAEGIDCNALGSNRVVYVTPSHQYPLGVVMSLARRLELLAWSERNDGWIVEDDYDGEYRYSGAPLAPLAALDRSGRVLYVGTFGKVAFPALRLGYLVLPPGLVDAFSRRRAVDVRHSEVSTQAVMAEFMASGHFQRHIRRMRRAALSRRNTLLAGWPQGVPGMGSLPAVTAGLHLTVRVDSLARERQLLDQAANADVEINGLSSYWLPDSPEPQDQRAGLVLGFAAVPEEAITQALARLRKAWRAD from the coding sequence ATGTCGCCCATCGCGCCCCCGCTGTCTTTCAACCCGGCAGGCATTGAGTTGGACCGCCGGCAGGGCCTGACGCGCCAGCTTTATCTGGCGTTGCGCGAGCGCGTCCTGGATGCGCGCCTGGTCAGCGGCACGCGGCTGCCAGCCAGCCGCGATCTGGCGGCGGCGCTGGGGATTTCCCGCAACAGTGTGGTGCGAGCCTACGATCAGCTGTATGCCGAAGGTTTTATCGAGGGCCGGGTAGGGGATGGCACGTATGTGGCGCAGTTGCCGGAAAAATTATCCACAAAACTGTCCACAGGGTTTTCAACAGGCTTATCCCCAGCCTTATCCACAATTGATACCGTTTCGGAAGCAAATTCCCGCAAAAAAGTTATCCACAGTCCGGCTTTGGATCGCTTGCAAACCCACCATTTACCCCTGCCTCCCAGTGGGCCGCCCCGGGCTTTTCGGGTGGGTGTACCGGCGTTTGACCTGTTCCCTTTTGACGTGTGGGCCAAGCTGAATGCGGCTTTCTGGCGCAACCCGGACTTGCAGCAACTGTGCTATGGCGACCCGGCCGGCGATGAGCGCCTGCGCGTATTGATCGCCGCCTACTTGCGCAACGCCCGGGGCTTGCAGTGCAGCGCTGCGCAAATAGTAATCACCAGTGGCGCGCAACAGGCAATCAGCCTTTGTGCACAGTTGCTGGTGCGGCCGGGAGAGGGTGTGGCGATTGAAAATCCCGGCTACCGCGCCGCCGGGCACGCCTTCGCCATTGCGGGCGCACAGATGCAAGGTGTGGCGGTGGACGCTGAAGGTATCGACTGCAACGCGTTGGGGAGCAATCGCGTGGTTTACGTCACGCCATCCCATCAATACCCCCTGGGTGTGGTCATGAGTCTGGCGCGGCGCCTGGAGTTGCTGGCCTGGTCCGAGCGCAACGACGGCTGGATTGTCGAGGATGATTACGACGGCGAGTACCGCTACAGCGGCGCCCCCCTGGCGCCCTTGGCCGCGCTGGATCGCAGTGGTCGGGTGCTGTACGTCGGCACGTTCGGCAAGGTTGCGTTTCCGGCGTTGCGCCTGGGTTATCTGGTATTGCCGCCGGGGCTGGTGGACGCCTTCTCCCGGCGCCGTGCGGTGGATGTGCGCCATTCGGAAGTCAGCACCCAGGCGGTCATGGCCGAATTTATGGCCAGCGGGCATTTCCAGCGACATATCCGGCGCATGCGTCGTGCTGCGTTGAGTCGGCGCAATACCCTGTTGGCGGGCTGGCCGCAGGGTGTGCCCGGCATGGGCAGCCTGCCCGCTGTCACGGCGGGGCTGCACCTGACCGTGCGGGTGGACAGCCTGGCCCGGGAGCGGCAATTGCTGGATCAGGCTGCCAACGCCGATGTCGAAATCAACGGCTTGAGCAGCTATTGGTTACCCGACTCCCCTGAGCCCCAAGACCAGCGTGCCGGCCTGGTGCTGGGTTTTGCCGCCGTGCCCGAAGAGGCCATCACCCAGGCCCTGGCGCGGTTGCGCAAGGCCTGGCGGGCCGACTGA
- a CDS encoding homocysteine S-methyltransferase family protein, translating to MGAVHTVILDGGMGRELQRRGAPFRQPEWSALALSEAPQAVQAVHAAYIESGANVITSNSYAVVPFHIGEARFAAEGQALAALAGELARRAVDASGKAVRVAGSLPPLFGSYRPDLFEAGRVSELLAPLVAGLGPHVDLWLAETQSSIVEARAIHAGLPDDGKPFWLSFTLRDEDTDEVPRLRSGEPVADAAEAAAQLGVQVLLFNCSQPEVIGAAIDAARQTFERLGRDIHIGAYANAFPPQPKQATANDGLDPLREDLDPPGYLHWAADWQARGASHLGGCCGIGPEHIAVLAQKLA from the coding sequence ATGGGCGCAGTACACACAGTGATTCTTGACGGTGGCATGGGCCGCGAACTGCAGCGCCGTGGCGCGCCGTTTCGCCAGCCGGAGTGGTCTGCGCTGGCCTTGAGCGAAGCCCCGCAAGCGGTGCAAGCGGTGCACGCGGCGTATATCGAGAGCGGCGCCAATGTCATCACCAGCAACAGCTATGCGGTGGTGCCGTTCCATATCGGTGAGGCGCGGTTTGCCGCCGAAGGCCAGGCCCTGGCGGCCTTGGCGGGCGAACTCGCGCGCCGGGCGGTGGATGCCTCGGGCAAAGCGGTACGTGTGGCGGGCTCCTTGCCGCCGTTGTTTGGCTCCTATCGCCCTGACCTGTTTGAAGCCGGTCGCGTCAGTGAGCTGCTGGCGCCGCTGGTAGCGGGCCTGGGGCCTCATGTCGATCTGTGGCTGGCGGAAACCCAAAGCTCCATCGTCGAAGCCCGAGCCATCCACGCCGGCCTGCCCGATGACGGCAAACCGTTTTGGCTGTCGTTTACCTTGCGCGACGAAGACACCGATGAGGTGCCACGCCTGCGCTCGGGCGAACCCGTGGCAGACGCAGCCGAAGCGGCGGCGCAGTTGGGTGTGCAGGTGTTGTTGTTCAACTGCAGCCAGCCGGAGGTGATTGGCGCCGCGATTGACGCCGCGCGGCAGACCTTTGAGCGCCTGGGGCGTGATATCCATATCGGCGCCTACGCCAACGCCTTCCCGCCGCAGCCCAAGCAAGCCACGGCCAACGATGGCCTGGACCCGCTGCGCGAAGACCTCGACCCGCCCGGTTACCTGCATTGGGCGGCTGACTGGCAGGCGCGCGGTGCCAGCCATTTGGGCGGTTGCTGCGGGATTGGCCCGGAACACATCGCGGTGTTGGCGCAAAAGCTGGCCTGA